The Streptomyces phaeolivaceus genome has a window encoding:
- a CDS encoding alpha-amylase — MASRTLSGALALAAGASIALAVPTGSASASPPGTKDVTAVLFEWNFASIARECTNTLGPNGYGYVQVSPPAEHIQGSQWWTSYQPVSYKIAGRLGDATAFQNMVDTCHAAGVKVVVDTVINHMSAGSGTGTGGSSYTKYNYPGLYSSFDFDDCTATVGDYTNRANVQNCELVTLADLDTGEEHVRSAIAGYMNSLLGYGVDGFRIDAAKHIPAADLANIKSRLNNTSAYWKQEAIYGAGEAVQPSEYTGNGDVQEFRYAFDLKRVFNNENLAYLKNYGEGWGYMSSSAAGIFVDNHDTERNGSTLSYKDNANYTMANVFMLAYPYGAPDINSGYEFSSTDAGPPNGGTVNACWQDGWKCQHAWPEIMRMVPFRNATRGEAVTNWWDNGNDAIAFGRGSKGFVAINHESSSLNRTYQTSLAAGTYCNVQNNTTVTVNGSGQFTATLGSNTALAIYTGKSSC; from the coding sequence ATGGCCAGCAGAACCCTCTCCGGCGCGCTCGCTCTCGCGGCGGGCGCGTCGATCGCGCTCGCGGTGCCCACGGGAAGCGCGTCCGCCTCGCCCCCCGGCACCAAGGACGTCACCGCCGTCCTGTTCGAGTGGAACTTCGCCTCGATCGCCCGGGAATGCACCAACACCCTCGGCCCGAACGGCTACGGCTACGTCCAGGTCTCCCCGCCCGCCGAGCACATACAGGGCTCGCAGTGGTGGACGTCGTACCAGCCCGTCAGCTACAAGATCGCCGGGCGGCTCGGCGACGCCACCGCCTTCCAGAACATGGTCGACACGTGTCACGCGGCCGGCGTCAAGGTCGTCGTCGACACCGTCATCAACCACATGTCGGCGGGCAGCGGCACGGGAACCGGCGGCTCGTCGTACACGAAGTACAACTACCCCGGCCTCTACTCCTCCTTCGACTTCGACGACTGCACCGCCACCGTCGGCGACTACACCAACCGCGCCAACGTCCAGAACTGCGAGCTCGTCACGCTCGCCGACCTCGACACCGGTGAGGAGCACGTCCGTTCGGCCATCGCCGGGTACATGAACAGCCTCCTCGGCTACGGCGTCGACGGCTTCCGGATCGACGCCGCCAAGCACATCCCCGCCGCCGACCTCGCCAACATCAAGTCGCGGCTGAACAACACCTCCGCGTACTGGAAGCAGGAGGCCATCTACGGCGCCGGGGAGGCCGTCCAGCCGAGCGAGTACACCGGCAACGGGGATGTGCAGGAGTTCCGTTACGCCTTCGACCTGAAGCGGGTCTTCAACAACGAGAACCTCGCCTACCTGAAGAACTACGGCGAGGGCTGGGGCTACATGAGCAGTTCGGCCGCCGGGATCTTCGTCGACAACCACGACACCGAGCGCAACGGCTCCACCCTCAGCTACAAGGACAACGCCAACTACACGATGGCCAACGTCTTCATGCTGGCCTACCCGTACGGCGCGCCCGACATCAACTCCGGCTACGAGTTCTCCTCCACCGACGCCGGCCCGCCCAACGGCGGTACGGTCAACGCCTGCTGGCAGGACGGCTGGAAGTGCCAGCACGCCTGGCCGGAGATCATGCGCATGGTCCCCTTCCGCAACGCCACCCGAGGCGAGGCCGTCACCAACTGGTGGGACAACGGCAACGACGCGATCGCCTTCGGCCGAGGCAGCAAGGGCTTCGTCGCCATCAACCACGAGTCGAGCAGCCTCAACCGTACGTATCAGACCTCCCTCGCGGCCGGCACCTACTGCAACGTGCAGAACAACACGACCGTGACCGTGAACGGCTCCGGCCAGTTCACCGCCACCCTCGGCTCCAACACCGCCCTCGCGATCTACACCGGCAAGTCCAGCTGCTGA
- a CDS encoding YybH family protein: MPEYEQAMRPEDITRLFVERSNAGDAAGVAALYEEDAVLAYPPGELTVGREAIRALWEKVLANAPRFESEPPLPTLTSGDIALTSTPPKDGAGARAQVVRRQPDGSWLRLLDQPEFVSATR, translated from the coding sequence ATGCCGGAGTACGAGCAGGCCATGCGGCCCGAAGACATCACCCGCCTTTTCGTCGAGCGATCCAACGCCGGTGACGCGGCCGGGGTCGCCGCGCTCTACGAAGAGGACGCGGTGCTGGCCTACCCGCCGGGCGAACTGACGGTCGGGCGGGAGGCGATCCGTGCACTGTGGGAGAAGGTGCTGGCCAATGCGCCTCGCTTCGAGTCGGAGCCACCCCTGCCGACACTGACAAGCGGCGACATCGCTCTCACCTCGACCCCGCCGAAGGATGGGGCCGGTGCTCGGGCGCAGGTCGTCAGGCGCCAGCCCGACGGAAGCTGGCTGCGCCTGCTCGACCAGCCCGAGTTCGTATCGGCCACGCGCTGA
- a CDS encoding LysR family transcriptional regulator, whose product MELRQLEYFVAVAEERNFTRAAERVHISQSGVSAQIRQLERELGAELFDRSARTVTLTVAGKAALEPARAALAAAGAVGQAVSEVTGLIRGRLTVGMVIGCTLAPLFDALAAFHEAHPGVEISLLEDSSDRLVEGVRTGAFDVALTGAATAPDGLEALTIISERLVAAVPAGHPLAKQRQVTLRDLMTYPIVCMPPGTGLRAVLDQACAARGFHPTIALQAGAADAIADLAARGLGVAVLSDSMAESYRDRLTARTIADVETPALLALIWKNTRNPSVRELISHSRQAFAGLLGTRQ is encoded by the coding sequence ATGGAGTTGAGGCAGCTGGAATACTTCGTCGCCGTCGCCGAAGAGCGGAACTTCACCCGTGCGGCCGAGCGGGTCCACATCAGCCAGTCCGGCGTCAGCGCCCAGATCCGCCAGCTCGAACGTGAACTCGGTGCCGAGCTGTTCGACCGTTCCGCCCGCACCGTCACCCTCACCGTCGCGGGGAAGGCCGCGCTCGAACCCGCCCGTGCCGCGCTCGCCGCGGCCGGTGCGGTCGGCCAGGCGGTGAGCGAGGTGACCGGCCTGATCCGGGGTCGGCTCACCGTCGGCATGGTCATCGGCTGCACGCTCGCCCCGCTGTTCGACGCCCTCGCCGCATTCCACGAAGCGCATCCCGGTGTCGAGATCTCCCTGCTGGAGGACAGCTCCGACCGGCTCGTCGAAGGGGTGCGTACCGGCGCGTTCGACGTGGCGCTCACCGGGGCCGCAACCGCCCCGGACGGGCTGGAAGCGCTGACAATCATCAGCGAGCGGCTCGTCGCGGCGGTCCCGGCCGGGCACCCCTTGGCGAAACAGCGGCAGGTCACCCTGCGCGACCTGATGACCTACCCGATCGTGTGCATGCCGCCCGGCACCGGCCTGCGCGCGGTACTCGACCAGGCTTGCGCCGCGCGGGGCTTCCACCCGACGATCGCGCTGCAGGCTGGCGCCGCGGATGCCATCGCCGACCTCGCCGCCCGCGGGCTCGGAGTCGCCGTCCTCAGCGACTCGATGGCCGAGAGCTATCGCGACCGGCTCACCGCCCGCACCATCGCCGATGTCGAGACACCAGCACTGCTCGCCTTGATCTGGAAGAACACGCGCAATCCGTCGGTACGTGAGTTGATCTCGCACAGCCGACAAGCGTTCGCGGGCCTGCTGGGGACGCGCCAGTAG
- a CDS encoding DUF6879 family protein: MARRLRFNGTGSGVNGCPAVHEDLDTGEVIIHGPALTDPDDLARLRHLGEGEVPIVVPRELLVDFGPNEATRVPDIIGLDEFDRLFTQFKHTAWRLESRRRYASDEVTETYAQFVAGDPVDWEGRDAEWCAERREQTALGKRFERVRVVDMPPTPGQLYLLDNARRNSAVGEHIRQLRRVDADRLHLPHEDFWIFDSRLVALLHFDGADNLVNVELITEPVEVNRYVQARDAAEHFAVPYEEFSAGLAADEWTGGGTGDHRLPAGAGSAWGSAA, from the coding sequence ATGGCGCGTCGCCTGCGCTTCAACGGCACCGGGAGCGGCGTCAACGGCTGCCCCGCCGTGCACGAAGACCTCGACACCGGTGAGGTGATCATTCACGGGCCGGCGCTCACCGACCCCGACGACCTCGCCCGCCTGCGGCACCTCGGCGAGGGCGAGGTGCCCATCGTCGTCCCGCGCGAACTGCTCGTCGACTTCGGCCCCAACGAGGCCACCCGCGTGCCCGACATCATCGGCCTGGACGAATTCGACCGGCTGTTCACTCAGTTCAAGCACACCGCGTGGCGGCTGGAGAGCCGGCGCCGGTACGCGTCCGACGAGGTCACCGAGACGTATGCACAGTTCGTCGCCGGTGATCCCGTCGACTGGGAAGGCCGGGACGCGGAGTGGTGCGCCGAACGGCGTGAACAGACCGCGCTCGGCAAGCGGTTCGAGCGCGTGCGCGTTGTCGACATGCCGCCTACCCCTGGACAGCTCTATCTGCTCGACAACGCCCGCCGCAACAGCGCCGTCGGCGAGCACATCCGGCAGCTCCGGCGCGTCGACGCCGACCGACTCCACCTCCCCCACGAGGATTTCTGGATCTTCGACTCCCGACTGGTCGCTCTGCTGCACTTCGACGGCGCCGACAACCTCGTGAATGTCGAACTGATCACGGAACCGGTGGAGGTGAACCGCTACGTACAAGCGCGCGACGCTGCCGAACACTTCGCGGTGCCGTACGAAGAGTTCTCTGCGGGCCTCGCCGCCGACGAGTGGACAGGGGGCGGAACCGGTGACCACCGACTACCAGCAGGCGCGGGCAGCGCTTGGGGTTCGGCTGCGTGA
- a CDS encoding glycoside hydrolase family 13 protein: MSHQHSTTTPTATPAEAQRSDWWRDAVIYQVYPRSFADSDGDGMGDLEGVRARLPYLRDLGIDAVWLSPFYASPQADAGYDVADYRAVDPMFGSLLDADALIRDAHDLGLRIIVDLVPNHSSDQHEWFRRAVAEGPGSPLRDRYHFRPGKGAHGELPPNDWESIFGGPAWTRVTEPDGTPGDWYLHLFAPEQPDFNWDHPAVGDEFRSILRFWLDMGVDGFRIDVAHGLVKAAGLPDLGAHDQLKLLGNDVMPFFDQDGVHAIYREWRLVLDEYAGERIFVAEAWTPTVERTANYVRPDELHQAFNFQYLSTSWDAAELRTVIDRTLDAMRPVNAPATWVLSNHDVTRHATRFANAPGLGTQIRLAGDRELGLRRARAASLLMLALPGSAYVYQGEELGLPDVVDLPDEVRQDPAYFRGAGQDGFRDGCRVPIPWTRTGSSYGFGAGGSWLPQPADWADLSVESQTGVADSTLELYRTALSVRREQPGLGAGDAVEWLKAPAGVLAFRRGDFVCAANTTSQSATIPAYGRVLLASGEVTVAEDEAKLPGDTTVWWTTG, translated from the coding sequence ATGAGCCACCAGCACTCCACCACCACCCCCACCGCGACCCCCGCCGAGGCACAGCGCAGCGACTGGTGGCGCGACGCGGTGATCTACCAGGTCTATCCGCGCAGCTTCGCCGACAGCGACGGCGACGGCATGGGCGACCTGGAGGGCGTACGCGCGCGACTGCCGTATCTGCGGGACCTCGGGATCGACGCCGTATGGCTCAGCCCGTTCTACGCCTCCCCGCAGGCCGACGCCGGCTACGACGTCGCCGACTACCGTGCGGTGGACCCGATGTTCGGGTCGCTGCTGGACGCGGACGCGCTGATCCGCGACGCCCATGACCTGGGCCTGCGGATCATCGTCGACCTGGTCCCGAACCACTCCTCCGACCAGCACGAGTGGTTCAGGCGGGCGGTCGCCGAGGGCCCCGGCTCCCCGCTGCGCGACCGCTACCACTTCCGCCCCGGCAAGGGCGCGCACGGCGAACTCCCCCCGAACGACTGGGAGTCCATCTTCGGCGGCCCGGCCTGGACCCGGGTCACGGAACCGGACGGCACCCCCGGCGACTGGTATCTGCACCTCTTCGCCCCGGAGCAGCCCGACTTCAACTGGGACCACCCGGCGGTCGGGGACGAGTTCCGCTCGATCCTGCGCTTCTGGCTGGACATGGGCGTCGACGGCTTCCGTATCGACGTGGCCCACGGCCTGGTGAAGGCGGCGGGTCTCCCGGACCTCGGCGCCCACGACCAGCTGAAACTGCTGGGCAACGATGTCATGCCGTTCTTCGACCAGGACGGCGTGCACGCGATCTACCGCGAGTGGCGTCTCGTCCTGGACGAGTACGCGGGGGAGCGCATCTTCGTCGCCGAGGCCTGGACCCCGACGGTCGAACGCACCGCGAACTACGTCCGCCCGGACGAACTCCATCAGGCCTTCAACTTCCAGTACCTGAGCACGAGTTGGGACGCGGCGGAGCTTCGCACCGTCATCGACCGCACGCTGGACGCGATGCGCCCGGTGAACGCCCCCGCGACCTGGGTGCTGTCCAACCACGACGTCACCCGTCACGCGACCCGCTTCGCCAACGCACCGGGCCTCGGCACACAGATCCGCCTGGCGGGCGACCGCGAACTGGGCCTGCGCCGCGCCCGCGCCGCCTCGCTCCTGATGCTGGCCCTCCCCGGCTCGGCCTATGTCTACCAGGGCGAGGAACTGGGCCTCCCGGACGTCGTCGACCTCCCGGACGAGGTCCGCCAGGACCCCGCGTACTTCCGGGGCGCCGGCCAGGACGGCTTCCGCGACGGCTGCCGGGTGCCGATCCCGTGGACCCGTACGGGCTCCTCGTACGGCTTCGGCGCGGGCGGCTCCTGGCTGCCGCAGCCGGCCGACTGGGCCGACCTGAGCGTGGAGTCCCAGACGGGGGTCGCGGACTCGACCCTGGAGCTGTACCGCACGGCCCTGTCCGTCCGCCGCGAACAGCCAGGCCTCGGCGCCGGCGACGCGGTGGAGTGGCTCAAGGCCCCCGCCGGTGTCCTGGCCTTCCGCCGGGGCGACTTCGTCTGCGCCGCGAACACCACGTCCCAGTCGGCCACGATCCCCGCGTACGGCCGCGTCCTGCTCGCGAGCGGCGAGGTGACGGTGGCGGAGGACGAGGCGAAGCTGCCGGGGGACACGACGGTCTGGTGGACGACCGGCTGA
- a CDS encoding sugar ABC transporter permease: MSTTTPTNVKTTAPADSSSARPSAGRPRTRRRGENSLGGTLASHGILIVASLVALFPIAWLLFLSLGPDKDDYLHPGRIFGKMTLANYSHVLQETQFFDWLVSTLVVSLGTTVLGVLIAATTGYAVSRMRFPGYRKFMWVLLVTQMFPVAVLMVPMYEILSELRLIDSYLGLILVYCSTAVPYCAWLLKGYFDTIPFEIDEAGRVDGLSPFGTFARLILPLAKPGLAVAAFYSFITAFGEVAFASTFMLSDTKYTFAVGLQSFVSEHDAQRNLMAATAVLVAIPVSAFFYLVQRNLVTGLTAGGTKG; encoded by the coding sequence ATGAGCACCACGACGCCCACGAACGTCAAGACCACGGCTCCGGCCGACTCCTCGTCGGCGCGGCCCTCCGCCGGCCGGCCCAGGACCCGCCGGCGCGGCGAGAACAGCCTCGGGGGCACTCTCGCCTCGCACGGCATCCTCATCGTGGCGAGCCTGGTCGCGCTCTTCCCGATCGCCTGGCTGCTCTTCCTGTCCCTCGGCCCGGACAAGGACGATTACCTGCATCCCGGGCGCATCTTCGGCAAGATGACCCTCGCCAACTACTCGCACGTGCTCCAGGAGACACAGTTCTTCGACTGGCTGGTCAGTACGCTCGTCGTCTCGCTCGGCACCACCGTCCTCGGGGTGCTGATCGCGGCGACCACCGGCTACGCCGTCTCCCGGATGCGCTTCCCGGGCTACCGGAAGTTCATGTGGGTGCTCCTGGTCACGCAGATGTTCCCGGTGGCCGTCCTGATGGTGCCGATGTACGAGATCCTCTCGGAACTCCGGCTCATCGACAGCTATCTCGGCCTCATCCTCGTCTACTGCTCGACGGCCGTGCCGTACTGCGCCTGGCTGCTCAAGGGCTACTTCGACACGATCCCCTTCGAGATCGACGAGGCGGGACGCGTGGACGGGCTGAGCCCCTTCGGCACGTTCGCCCGGCTGATCCTGCCGCTCGCCAAGCCGGGGCTCGCGGTCGCCGCGTTCTACAGCTTCATCACCGCGTTCGGCGAGGTCGCCTTCGCCTCGACGTTCATGCTGTCCGACACGAAGTACACCTTCGCCGTCGGTCTGCAGAGCTTCGTCAGCGAACACGACGCCCAGCGCAACCTGATGGCCGCGACGGCGGTACTGGTCGCGATCCCCGTCTCCGCGTTCTTCTACCTCGTGCAGAGGAATCTGGTGACGGGGCTGACGGCGGGCGGCACGAAGGGGTGA
- a CDS encoding carbohydrate ABC transporter permease, which yields MTVAIDRATGKRRGEPGGRPGRLTRLRQSYQRYWYAYAMITPVVVVLGVLVLYPLARGFYLTLTNANSLNSARTIGANHIEATYEFIGLDNYADILWGPTSYDRFWSHFIWTIAWTALCVTVTFTLGLCLALLLNQKLRGRTFYRLILVLPWAVPTFVTVFGWRFMLADGGVINSALEALHLPAPLWLEDTFWQRFAAIMVNTWCGVPFMMVSLLGGLQSIDSTLYEAAEMDGASAWQRFRYVTLPGLRSVSSTVVLLGVIWTFNQFAVIFLLFGDTAPEAQILVTWAYYLGFGQQPRDFAQSAAYGILLLAILIVFTSVYRRWLNRDEQQLAI from the coding sequence ATGACAGTCGCCATCGACCGAGCGACCGGCAAGCGCCGAGGTGAACCGGGCGGGCGCCCCGGCCGGCTGACGCGTCTGAGGCAGTCGTACCAGCGGTACTGGTACGCGTACGCGATGATCACCCCGGTCGTCGTCGTGCTCGGCGTCCTGGTGCTGTATCCGCTGGCCCGAGGCTTCTACCTCACCCTCACCAACGCCAACAGCCTCAACTCGGCGCGCACGATCGGCGCCAACCACATCGAGGCGACCTACGAGTTCATCGGCCTCGACAACTACGCCGACATCCTCTGGGGCCCGACCTCCTACGACCGCTTCTGGTCGCACTTCATCTGGACGATCGCCTGGACGGCGCTCTGCGTCACCGTGACCTTCACCCTCGGCCTCTGCCTCGCGCTGCTGCTCAACCAGAAGCTGCGCGGGCGCACCTTCTACCGGCTGATCCTGGTCCTGCCCTGGGCCGTGCCCACCTTCGTCACCGTCTTCGGCTGGCGGTTCATGCTCGCCGACGGCGGTGTCATCAACTCCGCCCTGGAAGCGCTGCACCTGCCGGCCCCGCTGTGGCTGGAGGACACCTTCTGGCAGCGGTTCGCCGCGATCATGGTCAACACCTGGTGCGGGGTGCCGTTCATGATGGTCTCCCTGCTCGGCGGACTCCAGTCCATCGACTCCACCCTGTACGAGGCCGCCGAGATGGACGGCGCGAGCGCCTGGCAGCGCTTCCGGTACGTCACCCTGCCGGGTCTGCGCTCCGTCAGCTCCACCGTGGTCCTCCTCGGTGTCATCTGGACGTTCAACCAGTTCGCCGTCATCTTCCTGCTGTTCGGCGACACCGCGCCCGAGGCGCAGATCCTCGTGACCTGGGCGTACTACCTCGGCTTCGGTCAACAGCCGCGTGACTTCGCGCAGTCGGCGGCCTACGGCATCCTGCTGCTGGCCATCCTGATCGTCTTCACCTCCGTCTACCGCCGCTGGCTGAACCGCGATGAGCAGCAGCTCGCGATCTGA
- a CDS encoding extracellular solute-binding protein, which produces MRRGIAATALVASIALTATACGGSDSGDSADGPVTITWWDTSNATNEAPTYKALVKEFEAANKDIEVKYVNVPFDQAQNKFDTAAGATGAPDILRSEVGWTPAFAKKGFFLPLDGTEALKDQDKFQPSLIKQAQYDGKTYGVPFVTDTLALVYNKELFEKAGLTEAPKTWDDLKKAAATIKDKTGVDGYWGSTQAYYAQSFLYGDGTDTVDVAQKKITVNSAEAKKAYGTWLDLFDGKGLHKADTTADAYAHIQDAFVNGKVASIVQGPWEITNFYKGSAFKDKANLGIATVPAGTSGKAGAPTGGHNLSVYAGSDKAHQEASLKFINFMTSAKSQETIALKNSTLPTRDDAYTAEVKADPGIAGYQTVLGAAQPRPELPEYSSLWGPLDTELLAIAGGKESLDKGLGNAETAIAKLVPDFSK; this is translated from the coding sequence ATGCGGCGTGGCATAGCGGCCACCGCGCTGGTGGCGTCGATCGCCCTCACGGCGACGGCCTGCGGCGGAAGCGACAGCGGCGACTCGGCCGACGGTCCGGTCACCATCACCTGGTGGGACACCTCCAACGCCACCAATGAGGCACCGACGTACAAGGCCTTGGTCAAGGAGTTCGAGGCCGCCAACAAGGACATCGAGGTCAAGTACGTCAACGTGCCCTTCGACCAGGCGCAGAACAAGTTCGACACCGCCGCCGGTGCCACGGGCGCCCCGGACATCCTGCGCTCCGAGGTCGGCTGGACGCCCGCCTTCGCCAAGAAGGGCTTCTTCCTGCCGCTCGACGGCACCGAGGCCCTCAAGGACCAGGACAAGTTCCAGCCCAGCCTGATCAAGCAGGCCCAGTACGACGGCAAGACCTACGGCGTCCCGTTCGTCACCGACACCCTCGCGCTGGTCTACAACAAGGAACTCTTCGAGAAGGCCGGCCTCACCGAGGCCCCCAAGACCTGGGACGACCTGAAGAAGGCCGCCGCCACGATCAAGGACAAGACCGGCGTCGACGGCTACTGGGGCTCCACCCAGGCCTACTACGCCCAGTCCTTCCTCTACGGCGACGGCACCGACACCGTCGACGTCGCGCAGAAGAAGATCACCGTCAACTCCGCCGAGGCGAAGAAGGCGTACGGCACCTGGCTGGACCTCTTCGACGGCAAGGGCCTGCACAAGGCGGACACCACCGCCGATGCCTACGCCCACATCCAGGACGCCTTCGTCAACGGCAAGGTCGCCTCGATCGTCCAGGGCCCGTGGGAGATCACCAACTTCTACAAGGGCTCCGCGTTCAAGGACAAGGCCAACCTCGGCATCGCCACCGTCCCGGCCGGCACCTCCGGCAAGGCGGGCGCCCCGACCGGCGGCCACAACCTCTCCGTCTACGCCGGCTCGGACAAGGCGCACCAGGAAGCCTCGCTGAAGTTCATCAACTTCATGACCTCGGCGAAGTCCCAGGAGACCATCGCCCTGAAGAACTCCACGCTGCCCACCCGTGACGACGCCTACACCGCCGAGGTCAAGGCCGACCCGGGCATCGCCGGCTACCAGACCGTCCTCGGCGCCGCCCAGCCGCGCCCCGAGCTGCCCGAGTACAGCTCCCTGTGGGGCCCGCTCGACACCGAGCTGCTCGCGATCGCCGGCGGCAAGGAGTCCCTGGACAAGGGCCTCGGCAACGCGGAGACCGCGATCGCCAAGCTGGTCCCGGACTTCAGCAAGTGA
- a CDS encoding LacI family DNA-binding transcriptional regulator: MTTRLADIAAQAGVSEATVSRVLNGKPGVAATTRQSVLAALDVLGYERPVRLRQRSAGLVGLITPELENPIFPALAQVIGQALTRQGYTPVLATQTPGGSTEDELTEMLVDRGVAGIIFVSGLHADTSADMQRYEQLRAQGVPFVLVDGFSPKVQAPFISPDDRAAMSLAVTHLVSLGHTRIGLALGPKRFVPVQRKIEGFVRTMQDQLGLAAATVESELVQHSLYTLEGGQAAALALIDRDCTAVVCASDMMALGAIRAARQRGLQVPRDVSVVGFDDSPLIAFTDPPLTTVRKPVPAMGQAAVRTLLEEIGGTPAPHSEFVFMPELVVRGSTASAPGDRSRT; this comes from the coding sequence GTGACCACACGGCTTGCCGACATCGCAGCCCAGGCGGGGGTCAGCGAGGCGACTGTCAGTCGCGTCCTGAACGGGAAGCCGGGCGTCGCCGCCACCACTCGCCAGTCCGTTCTGGCCGCCCTCGACGTCCTGGGCTACGAGCGGCCCGTACGGCTGCGGCAGCGCAGCGCGGGCCTGGTGGGCCTCATCACCCCGGAGCTGGAGAACCCCATATTCCCGGCCCTGGCCCAGGTCATCGGCCAGGCGCTGACCCGGCAGGGCTACACCCCGGTCCTCGCCACCCAGACCCCCGGCGGTTCGACGGAGGACGAGCTGACGGAGATGCTCGTCGACCGGGGCGTCGCCGGCATCATCTTCGTCTCCGGACTGCACGCCGACACCTCGGCCGACATGCAGCGCTACGAGCAACTGCGCGCGCAGGGCGTGCCGTTCGTCCTCGTGGACGGTTTCTCGCCGAAGGTGCAGGCCCCCTTCATCTCCCCGGACGACCGGGCGGCGATGTCCCTCGCGGTGACGCATCTGGTGTCCCTCGGGCACACCCGGATAGGTCTGGCGCTGGGCCCGAAGCGGTTCGTGCCGGTCCAGCGCAAGATCGAGGGCTTCGTCCGGACCATGCAGGACCAGTTGGGCCTGGCGGCGGCGACCGTCGAGTCCGAACTCGTCCAACACTCCCTGTACACGCTGGAGGGCGGCCAGGCGGCGGCCCTGGCGCTCATCGACCGGGACTGCACGGCGGTGGTGTGCGCGAGCGACATGATGGCGCTGGGCGCGATCCGGGCGGCCCGGCAGCGCGGCCTCCAGGTGCCGCGGGACGTCTCGGTCGTCGGCTTCGACGACTCCCCGCTGATCGCCTTCACCGATCCCCCGCTGACGACCGTCCGCAAGCCGGTCCCGGCGATGGGACAGGCGGCGGTGCGTACGTTGCTGGAGGAGATCGGCGGGACTCCGGCGCCGCACAGTGAGTTCGTGTTCATGCCGGAACTGGTGGTGCGGGGGTCGACGGCTTCGGCTCCCGGGGACCGGTCTCGTACCTGA
- a CDS encoding phosphatase PAP2 family protein, producing the protein MGDSTVTTLEEGREQAAPRSVTDAPGQGFLHRLRVPRRPRLWFEILLIAVSYWTYSLIRNAVPEQKTQALENADWIWKVEHHLGIAVEESINHSVNSVTWLIVGMNYYYATLHFIVTLGVLVWIYRSHPGRYAATRLVLFATTAVALVGYYFYPLAPPRLMTDEHFIDTVVVHQTWGSMASGDLKNMSNQYAAMPSMHIGWSLWCGLTIFALASVPWVRVLGLLYPALTLVVIVATANHFWLDAVGGMLCLAFGYTVARVWYGALPYALPRQVAGRPGETELAPVKA; encoded by the coding sequence ATGGGTGATTCGACCGTGACGACACTGGAGGAAGGCCGGGAGCAGGCCGCTCCGCGGTCCGTCACGGATGCGCCGGGGCAGGGGTTCCTGCACCGGCTGAGGGTTCCGCGCAGGCCGCGTCTCTGGTTCGAGATCTTGCTGATCGCGGTGAGTTACTGGACGTACTCACTGATCCGCAACGCGGTCCCCGAGCAGAAGACGCAGGCCCTGGAGAACGCCGACTGGATCTGGAAGGTGGAGCACCACCTCGGGATCGCGGTCGAGGAGTCGATCAACCACTCCGTGAACTCGGTGACATGGCTGATCGTCGGCATGAACTACTACTACGCGACCCTGCACTTCATCGTCACGCTCGGTGTCCTGGTGTGGATCTACCGTAGCCACCCGGGCCGTTACGCGGCGACGCGGCTGGTCCTGTTCGCGACCACCGCCGTGGCCCTCGTCGGCTACTACTTCTACCCGCTGGCCCCGCCCCGGCTGATGACCGACGAGCACTTCATCGACACGGTCGTCGTCCACCAGACCTGGGGCTCGATGGCCTCCGGCGATCTGAAGAACATGTCGAACCAGTACGCGGCGATGCCGTCGATGCACATCGGCTGGTCGCTGTGGTGCGGGCTGACGATCTTCGCGCTGGCGTCGGTGCCGTGGGTGCGCGTCCTGGGCCTGCTCTACCCGGCCCTGACGCTCGTCGTGATCGTCGCCACCGCCAACCACTTCTGGCTCGACGCCGTCGGCGGCATGCTCTGCCTCGCCTTCGGATACACGGTGGCCCGCGTCTGGTACGGCGCGCTGCCGTACGCGCTGCCGCGCCAGGTCGCGGGACGGCCCGGCGAGACGGAACTGGCACCGGTCAAGGCGTAG